The genomic interval AGACGACCTTGTGCAGGAATCACCGCAGGAGTATCGCGCCTTACTAGAGTTCTCCGCAGCACAAGCCCGCCGACATCGAGATATACTGACTCGCTTCGGTCGTCATCCTCATCGCAATAAAGCTCTAGGACGCCAATCAACCCCGGAAGAACTGGAGTATCTGGCAAGTGGGCAGCTTGTCCATACGCGCTCAATGCCGTCCCACCTATCGCAATCTCTTTCTGAGACTCGAGCGAACTAAACCCTGTTTTTCATCTTTACGATTCCAGTTCAACAACGTCCATGCACACCAACCGTCGAGAGTGGATTGGTTATGACTCACAAATTATGTGCGGTATGTGATGAGCAACGTTAGACTGCGTGCCTGAGCTTGTTGGAGGTTGATATGACGCTTCCCTTCGCTGGGTTAAGTTTTCCCGAGATGTATGAGCAGGCGCTCGTGGGCCCTCTGTTTCGTCCTTGGGCTGAACGCCTCCTCGACGACGTAGAGCTTACCGCCGGAGACTGCGTTCTGGATGTGGCTTGTGGAACCGGCATCCTCGCGCGGCTAGCGAAGGAACGCTTGGGCGAGAGCGCCAGGGTAGCCGGTGTTGACTTAAATCCGGCAATGCTCGCAGTCGCACGTCAAGTGGCCCCAGGTGTCGATTGGCGCGAAGGCGATGTTGCTGCCCTACCACTGCACGACCGCGAGCAGTTTGACGTCGTCGTCTGTCAGCAAGGAATTCAATTCTTCTCGAACCAGACTGCTGCGGCACGGCAGATGCGAGGCGCACTGGCGGCGGGCGGCAGATTAGCCGTAAGTGCTTGGCGAGCGGACGAGGAACTCCCGCTGTTGCGGGAACTCCGTCATGTCGTGGAACGCTACCTCGGGCCTATCATCGACCGCCGCCACAGTTTTGGAGAGACTGCCCCGCTCAAGGCCCTGCTCCGAGAAGTCGGCTTTCACGACGTTCAATCAAAGACGGTCTCACGTACTATCCGTTTCGATGACGGGACTGTCTGGGTGCACATGAACGCGATCGCCCTGGTCGGCATGAGCGATGCAGCCAAGGCAATGGGCGAAGCGGAGCGCGAGCGAGTGATGGCGGCGATCGCTCGCGACAGCGTCGAAGTGGCGCGGCCATACACCGATGAAGCAGGGCTTGCCTTTGAGCTTAGGGCGAACGTGGCAACAGCCCGGGGTTGAGAGGTTGAATGAATCGCAGGTTCACAGATGATAGAGACAGGGTAGAGGACTTCGTGGGTTCATTCTTGGTTGTGTGCCCGGAATGCTCCCGCCAGGCCACAGTCATTCACCGAGGGTCGGGCGCAAACTCACAGGTCAGCCTCACTTGTGTGAAGTGTGGCCACTCTCAAGAGTGGAGGTGTGCCGGCTCCGGCGTTATGTACTCCTCCACTCTTGAGCATTATGAGCCGGGGCAGGTATGAATCGGGGCGGCTGTTGACTGGTACTTCCATCTCCCGCTCTGGTTGCAGCGACCGTGCCGCGGTGAAATACTGTGGGCATACAATGTTGAGCATCTGAATTTCATAGAGAGCTACGTGAGCGCGGGCCTGCGCCAGAGGAGTAGAGACGAAGAGTATGGCTGGAGCAATCAGAGCTTGGCGAGCAGGTTGCCGACGTGGATGAAGAGTGCCAAGAACCGAGCAGAGGTCATGAAGGGCTTGGCAAAGCTAAGGGAGAGACTCGTGTGACCCACCCTGCATCTAACATCACCCGACGCTCCTCTCACGTCACCTGCCATGCGGGGCCAGAGCGCCCTTCCGCCTTCTATGCCCGCTACCGACTTCCCCTCCCTCATCCGCTGCGCTCTCAAAATTTAGTTTTAGCGGATAATGATACTGAGTTTCCACTAGGACTAAATTGGACACATTCTCTAGATGAGCCTAGGGGCATGAAAAGGCGCGATCAAAATACAGCGATCCCACCTCTTGATTTCTCGGTTTTCGAGGAGGTGTTATATGTTTCTTACAAACATTGCCGAAAACGAACAATGGCGTGCTTCTTGTAATACGTTTCAAGCGCTTGAGTCCTCAAGCGATCGCACCTCAAACAATGCCGAATTGACTCATTTTCGGTAATGTTTGCTAAGATATTTTCGCTATGGCTCACAGCGATCGCCCTCTTCGTCCCTTCAACATTAAAGGTGTCAAACAAGCGGCTCGGAAGCAAAGAGAAAACTGTTACTGGTGAGGTCGCTGGCTTGCACGCCTACTATAATTGCTAGCTCTCTACCTAAGGCGTTCACAGAAGTATCTGCACCTTGCTGGCGAATACTTAGGCTGCTAATTCCCATCACTCCGGGCAGTCCAGTGATCGCAAGTACATCTATCCCTACCTGAAAGTCCGCAACGGTGCTGGCTGCTCTGGGTAGAAGCTGGTCTGCAATCCAAAAGCGATCGCTGCCTTCCCCACCATTCAGTAGCGCCCCACCCGCCCCACTGTACAAAATATCGTCACCATCCCCACCGTAAAACTGGTCATAAGCTGGAGCTAAGGTGCTTCGGCCTTCTGTCTGGCCAAACTGAACGAAGTGCTCAAACCCACTCAGGAACATTCCTGCTGAGACGGCAGCTGCGACATCAGGATTCTGAGCAAGGTAAGCATTTTCCTTGTATAGCTCACTCGGAGCACGGCCTTCCTTTTGGCCAAAGTGGATGAAGTGCTCAAACCCACTCAAGAATACTCCTGCTGAGACAGCAGAAGCGACATCCGAGTTTTGGGAGAGGTAGAAGCGTTCGTTAAAAAGTAAGTTATCGTCTCGACCTTCCTTTTGGCCAAAGTGGATGAAGTGTTCAAAGCCGCTCCGAAACACTCCACCTGCAACCGCAGCGGCAACATCTAGATTTTGGGAGAGGTAGAGGCTATTGCTAAATGCTGCACTCGGATCACGTCCTTCAAATTGACCAAACTGAGTGAAGTGCTCGAAGCCGCTGCGAAACACTCCGCCTGCAACCGCAGCAGCAACATCCGAGTTTTGAGCGAGATAGAAGCTTTCGTTGTACAAAGCGCTGGGGTTGCGTCCCTCAAACTGGCCAAACTGAGTGAAGTGGTCAAGCCCACTCTGAAAGACTCCTTCTGCAACCGCAGCGGCAACATCAGGATTGTGGAAAAGGTAGTAACCCTCATCCAATATTTGAGAGTGAGTGTTGTTGGAGTTCGTTAGTTCAATTTGAGGAGGATGGGTGTTGCTTAGAAAACGAACTCGATCAGCGGAGGTGAAGACACTGAGAAGATTATCCTCACCAATGAGCGTATCGTCTCCAGCATCTCCTTCTAAGCGATCGCTACCCCCGCGCCCTCTAAGTTCATCATTGCCTGCTAGGCCTAGTATGTGGTCAGCTTGATTCGTCCCACTGAGGCGATCGCCCGCAGTGGTTCCCCAGATCGTGTTTACCTCATTCAGATCCAATACTGAAAGCTCAACGCCATTGATACCATTGTCAGCAGAAATGTAAAGCTTGCCGTTTTCAAAACCGAGAATGACTGGGTCATAGTAATCACTTACACCAGAGTTTAAAACTGTAACTAACTCTGGTGTGTTCGCCTGAGGGTTAATGCGCCACAAGTTAAGGCTACCGCTGATAGTGTGACCAGTGAAGTACAGCGCACCATTGACGTTCATCAGCTTCAATCCAGAAGAAGAAATGTCCGGTGGGATTTGAGTGCTGAAGACTGGGTTGCCTGTGGTTGAGTCAATCTTCCACAATTCAGAACCAACGTTAGTAAAAACGCGGAAGTAGAGTGTGCCGTTGATATTCGTCAAATTGTCAGGATTGACCCAGCCACTCGTTTGTGTGAATTCGTTAACTAGAATCAAATTACCTGTCGAGGGGTCAACCTTCCACTGCTCATAACCATCAAGAGTGCGAACACTGAAGTAGAGCGTGTTGTTGATATTCGTCAAATTTGAATGTCGGTCATTGCTCGATACGGCATTAGTAACTTGCACAGCGGTACCTGTAGCAGCATCAACTTTCCACAGTTCAGCGCCCCGACCGTCATTGAAGGCACTAAAGTAGAGCGTACCGTTGACATTGGTTAAATTATCAGGATTAGAACTCTCCCCACCTAGGGCGATATCAATGACTAGCACCGGCTTGCCTGTAGCAGGGTTAACCTTCCACAGTTCCCTACCATTTTCGTTAGCGTAAGCACTGAAGTACAGCGTACCACCAACATCCGTAAGGTATTCTGGATGTGAACCGACACTCCCCAGTTCGAGTTCAAGTTGGACGGGATTGCCTGTAGCTGGGTCCACCTTCCACAGTTCTCTACCATCAGCAGTGAAAGCACTGAAGTAGAGCGTGCTGTTGACACTGATTAAGTTGTAAGGATCAGAAGAATGAACTTCCGGAGCAATATCAGCAACCAGCACAGGATTACCTGTGGCTGGATCTACCTTCCATAGTTCCCTACCATAGCTGGCAGTCTCAGCACTGAAGTAGAGCGTGCCGTTGACATTCGTTAAGCTCCTAGGATTGGAAGAACCAACCTCTGGTTCAATATCAGCAACTAGGACTGGGTTGCCTGTAGCTGGGTTAATTCTCCACAGTTCCCTACCATAGCTGTTGGTCTCGGCACTGAAGTAGATCGCGCCGTTGACATTGACTAAATTGTCAGGAGAGGAACTGGAATCGTGAGTATTAATATTTACGGAAGATAGACTCCCGGTGGCTAGGTCAATCTTCCATAATTCTCTGCCACTACTGCTAGTGTAAGCACTCAGGTAGAGCGTTCCATTGATATTTGTTAAATTACCGGGATCCGACCAGCCAATACCTGGTTGGATCTCAAGCTGCGCTAGAGTGCCCGTAGCGGAGTCAAATTTCCACAGTTCGCGACCACTACTACTATTAAAGGCGCTGAAGTAGAGCGTACCGTTGATGTTTGTTAGAGCGGTCGGGTAGGCACTGCTGCTGCCCAATGAAATATCCCTGAGTTGGACTGGATTGTCTGTAGTGGGGTCAAGCTTCCACAGCTCATAACCACTACTAATGCTGAAAGCGCTGAAGTAGAGCGTACCGTTGACGTTCGCTAGACTGTTCGCAGAAAAGCCGCTGCCCAATGAAATATCGCTGACCTGGACTGGATTGCCTGTGGCTGGGTCAATCTTCCATAGTTTAGAACCATTACTGAAGTAGAGCGTACCATCAACATCCGTCAAGTTTTCGGGATTGTAAACGCCATTGCTTGGCCCAATATCGAGTTTTACTGGGTTGCCCGTGCTAGGGTCGATCTTCCATAGTTCTCTACCACTGTTAGCAGCCAAGACACTAAAGTAAAGCGTACCGTTGACATTTGTGAGGTTTTTTGGAAAGGAGCTGCCGCTGCCTAATACGATATCGCTGACTTGGACTGGGTTGCCTGTAGCTGGGTCGATCCTCCACAGTTCATAACCATTGTCGATAGTGGCGGCACTGAAGTAGAGCGTGCCGTTCACATTCGTCAAATTCTCAGGGTGTGCCCATCCACGGCCTGGTTGAATTTCAAGTTGCACCGGCTTGCCCGTGCTGGGGTCAATCTTCCACAGTTCGTAACCGTTGTCAGTAGTTAGGGCACTAAAGTAGAGCGTGCCGTTCATGTTCACTAGATACTTTGGGTGGGAACCGCCATTGCCTGGTTCAATGTCAAGCAGCACTGGGTTGCCTGTGGTGGGGTCGATCTTCCACAGTTCAGCGCTGCCATTATGGATAGTATTTGCACTGAAATAGAGCGTGCCATTCACATTCACTAAACTCTGAGGATCGGAACCACCACTGCCTGGTACGATATCAGCGGCGACTATAGGGAGCCCTGTAGTCGGATCAAGCTTCCACAGTTCCCTGCCATCAACAAACTGGGCAACAAAATACAACGTGCCATTGACATCGGTAAAATCAGCGGGATCAGAGCCAAATGTGTCTGTGTTGATGTTGTACTGAACTAGGTCATAGCTTAAAGTCGCAGCATACTGCTCAAGCACTGTAGGTTCAAATGCTAAATCAGCGACCCTCGGTGCTGTCATAGCGCCCAAGTCCCAGTTCCCGCCCTGAGCCGCACTACCCGTTATCACTGCTGAAGCAACTACATTCGCACCCGTTAGGTGATGTAGCCGATTGAGCAAGTCCCAGCCTCTATGTCCCTGAGCTACTTTACATCCATAAATCAGTAACTCTGCTGTCTCTGTCAGCGCCTTTGCCCAAGCTTGAATTTGTCCAGAATAGTAACTCAGCGTTTCCCAGCTCAGCTCAGTAGCACCTAACTGTATCCGTCCAGATGCTCCATGAGACACGATATGTACAGCCGTTAAATCAGAGCACTGGGACAAGGTCTCACTGATTTGCTCAATTCCATCTCGTGCTGCATCCAGCACAACGACCTCAACAGGCGATCGCACTCCAGCCACCAAGTCCAGGTAATCTGTCACTGCCGAGTCAATAAAGACAATCTCACGGGTCACCCTAGTTGGAGTACTGAGGTAGTGAGAAGTAAATTGAGACTGGTGCAAAGTAGGAGACATAAGTGATTCTCACACTGATAAAAAGAGAATTAGCAGTTCTCAAAGACGAGTTTTCTGACCAAAGCTGTCTCCTACCCTTGACCTGACCACGGTTAGGCAGTCTCGGGTTTTCAAAGAGACTTTGCACACTGTTGTTACTATTGTTACGTGGCTCTACTTTAAGCTTCGATTGTAAAAATCAGCAACCTTGTCAACGTAAATCTTTGGATTGGTGTTGTAACTCTCAGGATGTGTTTTCGCCTGGGTTTCCCAATATTCAGCTAAAGGATACGCTGCTTTGAGTTGGCGAGCATTGTCTACAGGTGTGTAAGGATCGATCGCGCTGTGAATAATCAAAACTGGTCGAGGAGAAATGCGACCTATTTCCTGCACAGGCTTAGAAGAGATCGGGTCATGACCAGTCCACAAATGTCCAAACAGCATAGTAGAAGGTAAAAAGATCTCAGGTAGGCCCGAAGCTGAGTGCCAATGTTGCTGAATCACTGGATAAACCTCGGCGTAGCCACTATCAGTGACGACGGCTCCAATATCAGGGTCATTGGCGGCGGCTCCAATGACAGCAGCAGACCCCATTGAAACTCCTAAGACTCCAATCTTTTGGGGCTTAAAACCCTTTGTCTTGAGCCAATCTGCGGCGGCAATCACATCCCGCCTTTCGGTAATGCCAAAAGTAAAGCGAGACGGAGTACTCTGCCCATGTCCTCGCAAATCGATCATGAGAATGGAGAAGCCTTTTTGATTCATCGCTGAACCAAATTCCGGAAACTTTCCAGCCAACTCAAGAGTACGACTGGAATTCAAGCCATGCACTAAAATCAATACCTTGTCAGTCGTTTTGGCAGGAATGAACCAGCCCTTGATTTCTAAATTGTCGGATGTCCGAAATTCAACTTCTTGAGGCGGAACCACAAAAACTGATGCTTGAAGCGGGTCAAAGCTCTGTTTTGGGGTGGAAAGCGTATGTCCTGCATAGGCAGAGATGCCCAAATACCCAACCACCAACAGGGCTGAAATACCAGCAGCTAACTTGAGGGCAAGATAATTTGGAGGCTTACGATTGATTGAATCAGAACCTGTTGCTTTCATTCCCACTGAAGCCTCCTGAAAGGATAACGACCCAAACAAGTGGCAGCAAATGACTCCGATCGCCCCGTCAATTTCTTTCCAGCATCCGCTGAAT from Trichocoleus sp. FACHB-46 carries:
- a CDS encoding class I SAM-dependent methyltransferase, which gives rise to MTLPFAGLSFPEMYEQALVGPLFRPWAERLLDDVELTAGDCVLDVACGTGILARLAKERLGESARVAGVDLNPAMLAVARQVAPGVDWREGDVAALPLHDREQFDVVVCQQGIQFFSNQTAAARQMRGALAAGGRLAVSAWRADEELPLLRELRHVVERYLGPIIDRRHSFGETAPLKALLREVGFHDVQSKTVSRTIRFDDGTVWVHMNAIALVGMSDAAKAMGEAERERVMAAIARDSVEVARPYTDEAGLAFELRANVATARG
- a CDS encoding alpha/beta hydrolase, with the protein product MKATGSDSINRKPPNYLALKLAAGISALLVVGYLGISAYAGHTLSTPKQSFDPLQASVFVVPPQEVEFRTSDNLEIKGWFIPAKTTDKVLILVHGLNSSRTLELAGKFPEFGSAMNQKGFSILMIDLRGHGQSTPSRFTFGITERRDVIAAADWLKTKGFKPQKIGVLGVSMGSAAVIGAAANDPDIGAVVTDSGYAEVYPVIQQHWHSASGLPEIFLPSTMLFGHLWTGHDPISSKPVQEIGRISPRPVLIIHSAIDPYTPVDNARQLKAAYPLAEYWETQAKTHPESYNTNPKIYVDKVADFYNRSLK
- a CDS encoding DUF4347 domain-containing protein — protein: MSPTLHQSQFTSHYLSTPTRVTREIVFIDSAVTDYLDLVAGVRSPVEVVVLDAARDGIEQISETLSQCSDLTAVHIVSHGASGRIQLGATELSWETLSYYSGQIQAWAKALTETAELLIYGCKVAQGHRGWDLLNRLHHLTGANVVASAVITGSAAQGGNWDLGAMTAPRVADLAFEPTVLEQYAATLSYDLVQYNINTDTFGSDPADFTDVNGTLYFVAQFVDGRELWKLDPTTGLPIVAADIVPGSGGSDPQSLVNVNGTLYFSANTIHNGSAELWKIDPTTGNPVLLDIEPGNGGSHPKYLVNMNGTLYFSALTTDNGYELWKIDPSTGKPVQLEIQPGRGWAHPENLTNVNGTLYFSAATIDNGYELWRIDPATGNPVQVSDIVLGSGSSFPKNLTNVNGTLYFSVLAANSGRELWKIDPSTGNPVKLDIGPSNGVYNPENLTDVDGTLYFSNGSKLWKIDPATGNPVQVSDISLGSGFSANSLANVNGTLYFSAFSISSGYELWKLDPTTDNPVQLRDISLGSSSAYPTALTNINGTLYFSAFNSSSGRELWKFDSATGTLAQLEIQPGIGWSDPGNLTNINGTLYLSAYTSSSGRELWKIDLATGSLSSVNINTHDSSSSPDNLVNVNGAIYFSAETNSYGRELWRINPATGNPVLVADIEPEVGSSNPRSLTNVNGTLYFSAETASYGRELWKVDPATGNPVLVADIAPEVHSSDPYNLISVNSTLYFSAFTADGRELWKVDPATGNPVQLELELGSVGSHPEYLTDVGGTLYFSAYANENGRELWKVNPATGKPVLVIDIALGGESSNPDNLTNVNGTLYFSAFNDGRGAELWKVDAATGTAVQVTNAVSSNDRHSNLTNINNTLYFSVRTLDGYEQWKVDPSTGNLILVNEFTQTSGWVNPDNLTNINGTLYFRVFTNVGSELWKIDSTTGNPVFSTQIPPDISSSGLKLMNVNGALYFTGHTISGSLNLWRINPQANTPELVTVLNSGVSDYYDPVILGFENGKLYISADNGINGVELSVLDLNEVNTIWGTTAGDRLSGTNQADHILGLAGNDELRGRGGSDRLEGDAGDDTLIGEDNLLSVFTSADRVRFLSNTHPPQIELTNSNNTHSQILDEGYYLFHNPDVAAAVAEGVFQSGLDHFTQFGQFEGRNPSALYNESFYLAQNSDVAAAVAGGVFRSGFEHFTQFGQFEGRDPSAAFSNSLYLSQNLDVAAAVAGGVFRSGFEHFIHFGQKEGRDDNLLFNERFYLSQNSDVASAVSAGVFLSGFEHFIHFGQKEGRAPSELYKENAYLAQNPDVAAAVSAGMFLSGFEHFVQFGQTEGRSTLAPAYDQFYGGDGDDILYSGAGGALLNGGEGSDRFWIADQLLPRAASTVADFQVGIDVLAITGLPGVMGISSLSIRQQGADTSVNALGRELAIIVGVQASDLTSNSFLFASEPLV